The following coding sequences lie in one Rutidosis leptorrhynchoides isolate AG116_Rl617_1_P2 chromosome 6, CSIRO_AGI_Rlap_v1, whole genome shotgun sequence genomic window:
- the LOC139855022 gene encoding receptor-like cytosolic serine/threonine-protein kinase RBK2 translates to MAEDVKKEGVIFAVENNRILFSDSSVPISAQDKDDEDTDEPLLRDVNDIKSQTEPASPKDYNVSVPSCHLDQKTPSTKDYNVSVSSSQLDPKTPSKQSRGFLHNLKKAPSVTLHTFNPGILPSIPSIKKLTKKKSRKLMQSMPEIPTQLDADLYCFEASWTNFSLAQLKEATDNFSHENLIGEGGYSEVYKGHLQDGQIIAVKRLIRGTPEEMTSDFLSELGILVHVNHPNISNVIGYTVEGGMHLVLPLSHHGSLASLLFGQKEKLDWGIRYNIALGTASGLSYLHEGCQRRIIHRDIKAANILLSEDFEPRISDFGLAKWLPDQWANLTVSQFEGTFGYLAPEVFMDGLVDEKTDVYAYGVLLLEIITGRPALDKSQQSLVMWAQRLISAKEVEKLLDPRLDGDCDVEQLNDMIWIASQCIKHSPMERPKMSMVYRMLGGDEGIPDNGKKFIKRAAFRRRKSAETINDEHIDDLLVDQNQMEL, encoded by the exons ATAAGGATGATGAAGACACCGACGAGCCACTACTAAGGGATGTCAACGATATCAAAAGTCAAACTGAACCAGCATCACCTAAGGACTACAATGTTTCAGTTCCATCGTGTCATCTTGATCAAAAAACTCCTTCGACTAAGGACTACAATGTTTCAGTTTCATCGTCTCAACTTGATCCAAAAACTCCTTCGAAACAATCGCGTGGGTTCTTACATAATTTAAAGAAAGCGCCATCTGTAACGTTGCATACGTTTAATCCTGGCATACTTCCTAGCATACCTTCTATTAAGAAACTAACTAAGAAAAAAAGCCGCAAACTCATGCAAAGCATGCCTGAAATTCCTACCCAATTAGACGCCGATTTGTATTGTTTTGAAGCTTCATGGACAAATTTCTCGCTTGCACAACTCAAAGAAGCAACCGACAACTTCAGTCATG AAAACTTAATTGGTGAGGGAGGTTATTCTGAAGTTTACAAGGGCCATTTGCAAGACGGGCAAATTATAGCTGTAAAACGGCTAATCAGAGGAACACCCGAAGAGATGACGTCAGACTTTTTATCCGAACTTGGCATACTCGTACACGTTAACCACCCAAACATTTCAAATGTTATCGGATACACAGTTGAAGGTGGCATGCATCTTGTTCTTCCGTTATCACATCATGGAAGCTTAGCTTCTCTTCTTTTCG GTCAGAAAGAGAAACTTGATTGGGGAATTAGATATAACATTGCTTTGGGCACCGCATCAGGCCTTTCTTATCTTCACGAGGGTTGTCAACGGAGAATCATTCATCGAGATATCAAGGCTGCTAATATTTTGCTTTCAGAAGATTTTGAACCTCGG ATATCTGATTTTGGGCTGGCAAAATGGCTTCCTGATCAATGGGCAAACCTCACTGTATCACAGTTCGAAGGGACATTTGG TTATCTTGCTCCTGAGGTTTTTATGGATGGTTTAGTTGATGAGAAGACTGATGTGTACGCTTACGGAGTTCTTTTGTTAGAAATCATAACGGGTCGTCCTGCTTTAGATAAGTCACAACAGAGTCTTGTTATGTGG gCTCAACGTTTGATTAGCGCAAAAGAAGTTGAGAAACTTCTCGATCCTCGTCTTGATGGTGACTGTGACGTGGAGCAGCTAAATGACATGATATGGATTGCTTCTCAATGCATCAAACATAGTCCAATGGAACGTCCGAAAATGAGCATG GTTTACAGGATGCTAGGTGGTGATGAAGGCATTCCTGATAATGGCAAAAAGTTTATAAAAAGGGCTGCTTTCAGAAGGAGAAAATCAGCTGAGACCATTAATGATGAACATATAGATGATCTACTTGTTGACCAAAATCAAATGGAGTTATAA